In Nostoc sp. UHCC 0926, a single genomic region encodes these proteins:
- a CDS encoding hybrid sensor histidine kinase/response regulator, with protein MIQQNSSLSSSDKGNHPSRNLLIRFILGGTTLVVSISAYFSYQAARNMMLKDLRQSAFVEVQRGVAKIDQWLYLRQVEVETLANTSTVRSLNWSAADPYLKAEVKRINEFFLFQIANPDGSYSNTKVGRSNKNIQDRDYFQKAISGKSNISDPFISRSTGIPLIAISTPIWLNSASSSSPIGAFQGNVRVDHIAEVVSSLHYDTNSYAFALNSQGQAIVHPNSALMSTLEKPAPSLLKMRDRNLNAIAQRMVNKQQGIELMEIDGTKKYVAYLPLQAANWSVALVIPRQNIESRLQFLDLIALIVGGLTLTMITVLWKVQAFEQAQLKKSKAASDTANHAKSEFLANMSHELRTPLNGILGCAQILLRSPALPNQEQYHVNIIEQCGSHLLTLINDILDLSKIEAKKLELYPHDVHFPSFLQGIVEICQIRAKEKGILFVYEPAINLPTEVHVDVKRLRQVLLNLLGNAIKFTDEGQVTFNIEVIDQPPSDGQTVKHRLRCTVEDTGIGITPTELSKIFLPFEQVGEKKRQAEGTGLGLAITRQLVQLMGSDIHVKSQIGQGSSFWFELEIPEATDYFQPAIAASEKQIIGFEGSPYTILMVDDRWENRTVITNLLQPLGFNVVEASNGKEGLEKAIALKPDLIITDLLMPEMDGFELIEHLRHTPEIQDVLIIVSSASVFEADQHRSLQAGGNAFLSKPIQVNELLHQLERYLNLVWIYKQSQPADGEKAKEATTANSQSAQLTPLSPEVLQELVTLASKGNFNAILKWTDKLEETDITFAPFANELRQLARQFDEDLILNFLSQYPVETV; from the coding sequence TTGATACAACAAAACTCCAGCCTATCATCATCTGATAAAGGAAATCATCCCTCGCGAAATTTACTGATTCGATTTATTCTTGGCGGCACTACCCTTGTAGTCAGTATTTCTGCTTATTTCAGCTATCAAGCTGCTAGAAATATGATGCTCAAAGATTTGAGACAGAGTGCTTTTGTAGAGGTACAGAGAGGGGTTGCTAAAATTGATCAGTGGTTATACCTTCGCCAAGTGGAGGTAGAAACCCTAGCTAATACTTCAACTGTCCGCTCCTTAAATTGGTCTGCGGCAGACCCCTATTTAAAGGCAGAAGTTAAGCGGATCAATGAATTTTTCCTTTTCCAAATAGCTAATCCAGATGGTTCATATTCCAATACAAAAGTTGGTCGATCAAATAAAAATATTCAGGATCGAGACTACTTTCAAAAAGCCATTTCAGGAAAGAGCAACATTTCTGACCCGTTCATTAGCCGTTCTACAGGAATTCCTTTAATTGCGATCTCCACCCCGATCTGGTTAAATTCTGCTAGCAGTAGTTCACCGATTGGGGCCTTTCAGGGCAATGTGAGAGTCGATCACATTGCGGAGGTTGTCAGCTCCCTGCACTATGACACGAACAGCTATGCTTTTGCCCTCAATTCCCAAGGACAAGCAATCGTCCATCCTAACTCGGCGTTAATGTCAACCTTAGAAAAACCTGCACCCAGCCTGCTGAAAATGCGCGATCGCAATTTAAATGCGATCGCCCAGCGGATGGTAAACAAACAACAGGGAATTGAGTTGATGGAAATTGACGGTACTAAAAAGTATGTAGCTTATCTACCGTTGCAAGCCGCTAATTGGTCTGTGGCTTTGGTGATTCCCCGCCAAAATATCGAATCTCGATTGCAATTCCTCGATTTGATTGCCTTAATTGTCGGTGGACTGACACTCACCATGATTACTGTCTTGTGGAAGGTGCAAGCATTTGAACAAGCTCAACTGAAAAAGTCTAAAGCTGCATCTGATACAGCCAACCATGCTAAAAGCGAATTTTTAGCCAACATGAGTCATGAACTGCGAACGCCCTTGAATGGCATTCTTGGTTGTGCCCAAATTTTGCTGCGTTCCCCAGCTTTACCTAATCAAGAGCAATATCACGTCAATATTATTGAACAATGCGGCTCTCATCTGCTGACTTTAATTAATGACATTTTGGATCTCTCCAAAATTGAAGCGAAAAAGCTAGAACTGTATCCCCATGATGTGCATTTCCCATCTTTTCTCCAAGGAATTGTCGAAATATGCCAGATTCGGGCAAAAGAAAAGGGCATTTTGTTTGTCTATGAACCCGCGATCAACTTACCTACAGAGGTTCATGTTGATGTCAAAAGATTACGTCAGGTGCTATTGAATCTGCTGGGAAATGCCATCAAATTTACAGATGAAGGTCAGGTTACTTTCAATATTGAAGTAATCGATCAACCTCCCAGTGATGGACAGACAGTGAAACATCGCCTTCGCTGTACTGTAGAAGATACGGGAATTGGTATAACTCCCACAGAATTGAGCAAAATTTTCTTGCCATTTGAACAAGTAGGTGAGAAAAAGCGCCAAGCTGAAGGCACAGGGCTGGGTTTAGCTATTACTCGGCAGTTAGTGCAGCTCATGGGTAGCGATATCCATGTTAAGAGTCAGATCGGTCAGGGGAGTAGCTTCTGGTTTGAATTGGAGATTCCCGAAGCGACTGACTATTTTCAACCTGCGATCGCTGCATCAGAGAAACAAATCATTGGTTTTGAGGGTAGCCCCTACACCATCCTGATGGTTGACGATCGCTGGGAGAATCGCACAGTGATTACAAACTTACTGCAACCACTGGGTTTTAATGTAGTTGAAGCCAGCAACGGTAAAGAAGGTTTAGAAAAAGCGATCGCCCTCAAGCCAGACTTAATCATCACAGATTTGCTGATGCCAGAAATGGATGGGTTTGAATTAATTGAACACCTGCGTCACACTCCAGAAATTCAGGATGTCTTGATTATCGTCTCTTCCGCTAGTGTTTTTGAAGCCGACCAACATCGCAGCCTGCAAGCTGGAGGTAACGCCTTTCTCAGCAAACCTATACAGGTAAATGAATTATTGCATCAATTAGAACGCTACTTAAATTTGGTATGGATTTACAAGCAATCTCAGCCTGCTGATGGAGAAAAAGCCAAAGAAGCAACGACAGCAAATAGCCAATCTGCTCAATTAACCCCTCTTTCCCCCGAAGTGTTGCAGGAACTAGTCACCTTAGCCAGTAAAGGTAACTTCAATGCCATTCTCAAGTGGACTGATAAACTTGAGGAAACAGACATAACCTTCGCGCCATTTGCTAACGAACTACGACAGCTAGCAAGGCAATTTGATGAAGATTTAATCCTCAATTTCTTGAGTCAATATCCAGTGGAAACAGTATGA
- a CDS encoding hybrid sensor histidine kinase/response regulator — MKTTIGDQNNSINYTPSRGVVLVVDDNPANLQVLSSFLDQSSFEVWAARSGEKALQRLENDDLPDLILLDVMMPGIDGFETCKQLKSNPRVQDIPVIFMTALSETADKVKGLQLGAVDYITKPFQHEEVLVRIENHLKLRNLTKTLIAKNAELQQTQTQLIQAEKVAALGQLTAGIAHEVNNPINFIAGNLNFVELYVHEVVNLLYLYQKYLPEPPDEIQTAIQKSDLNFLLNDLSKIIQSMQVGTDRVTEIVSYLNNFSRHREDGKKLANLHEGLESTLLILGHRFKQNANHPAIQLIKEYGDLPLIECFASEINQVFMNLICNAIDAIEEIYKNKYLGTNYQYHGMIKIKTEAIGNQVILRVADNGSGINKADQTKIFDAFYTTKPVGKGTGLGLSIAYQIVVNNHHGKLTYHSQPDEGIEFILELPIR, encoded by the coding sequence ATGAAAACGACTATTGGAGACCAAAATAATTCTATCAATTACACTCCTTCCAGGGGAGTTGTTTTAGTCGTTGATGATAACCCTGCCAATTTACAAGTTTTATCCAGCTTTCTGGATCAGTCTAGCTTTGAAGTTTGGGCAGCACGCAGCGGTGAAAAAGCCCTTCAGCGATTAGAAAATGATGATTTACCTGATTTAATCTTGCTGGATGTGATGATGCCTGGTATAGATGGTTTTGAAACCTGTAAACAGCTAAAAAGTAATCCTCGTGTCCAAGATATTCCAGTCATTTTTATGACAGCCCTCTCAGAAACTGCTGATAAAGTTAAAGGTTTGCAATTGGGAGCCGTAGACTACATTACCAAACCTTTTCAGCATGAAGAAGTCTTGGTGCGGATCGAAAATCACCTAAAGCTGAGAAATTTAACGAAAACCTTGATTGCTAAAAACGCCGAATTACAACAAACTCAAACTCAACTGATTCAAGCAGAAAAGGTAGCAGCTTTAGGTCAACTGACAGCAGGAATTGCTCATGAAGTTAATAATCCCATCAATTTTATAGCTGGCAACTTAAATTTTGTTGAACTGTATGTACACGAGGTAGTTAATTTACTGTATCTCTATCAAAAATATCTACCTGAACCACCAGATGAAATTCAAACTGCAATTCAAAAAAGCGATCTTAACTTTTTGTTAAATGATTTATCTAAAATTATTCAATCCATGCAAGTTGGTACAGATCGCGTTACAGAAATTGTGTCATATTTGAACAACTTCTCACGACACAGAGAAGATGGGAAGAAACTAGCTAACTTGCATGAAGGGTTGGAAAGTACATTACTCATTCTCGGACATCGGTTTAAACAAAATGCTAACCACCCAGCCATCCAATTAATCAAAGAATATGGAGATTTGCCACTTATTGAGTGTTTTGCTAGCGAAATTAATCAGGTTTTTATGAATTTAATTTGTAATGCGATTGATGCAATTGAAGAAATATATAAAAATAAATACCTGGGTACAAATTATCAATATCATGGTATGATTAAAATTAAAACTGAGGCAATTGGAAACCAAGTTATTTTAAGAGTTGCCGACAATGGCTCAGGTATAAACAAAGCAGACCAAACAAAAATATTCGATGCCTTTTACACAACCAAACCCGTCGGTAAAGGAACAGGGCTTGGTCTCTCTATTGCTTACCAAATTGTGGTTAATAATCATCACGGCAAGCTCACATACCATTCCCAACCAGATGAAGGTATAGAGTTTATCCTTGAACTACCCATCCGATAA
- a CDS encoding rhomboid family intramembrane serine protease, with protein sequence MIPISDNIRCRSKPIINYWLIGINIAIFLWELKLEFSDELGYFVNSWGVIPAQISSAITNALFFNNSAAWIIVIWQTLSLLLGIFIHGSFSQILGNLLFLWVFGKTVENILGHRRYLGFYLAAGVITGIVQILAEPNLTVPLIGANGAIAAVLGAYVMKFPKARIDTILPLIILYIPIELPAFFYIFWWFVQQLFYGIGSLNIPPVGVNQSGVVFWGQVMGLLIGAAFMRLKR encoded by the coding sequence ATGATTCCTATTAGTGATAATATTCGTTGTCGGAGTAAACCGATTATTAATTACTGGCTGATTGGCATTAATATTGCCATATTTTTATGGGAACTTAAACTAGAATTTAGTGATGAGTTGGGCTATTTTGTCAATAGTTGGGGTGTGATTCCAGCCCAAATTAGTAGCGCAATTACAAATGCACTCTTCTTCAACAACTCTGCTGCTTGGATAATTGTAATTTGGCAAACATTATCACTACTTTTGGGAATATTTATACATGGCAGTTTTAGTCAAATATTGGGAAATCTGTTATTTTTGTGGGTTTTTGGGAAGACTGTAGAAAATATTCTGGGACATAGACGCTATCTAGGATTTTATCTGGCTGCTGGGGTGATCACAGGGATAGTCCAAATTCTGGCTGAACCGAATTTGACAGTACCATTGATTGGGGCAAATGGCGCGATCGCAGCTGTTTTAGGAGCATATGTTATGAAATTTCCTAAAGCTAGAATTGACACAATTTTGCCGCTAATAATCTTGTATATCCCCATCGAACTCCCAGCCTTTTTCTATATATTTTGGTGGTTTGTGCAACAATTATTTTATGGTATAGGCAGTTTAAATATTCCCCCTGTTGGCGTAAATCAATCGGGTGTTGTCTTCTGGGGGCAGGTTATGGGATTATTGATTGGTGCAGCTTTCATGCGATTGAAAAGATGA
- a CDS encoding GTPase family protein, translating into MTEQRDADSPSTDSQQLSKPTDGATTKSVDSSWTNRIAGVWNNATTRLTQLLPVEQVAQTVVEWFSVSEAQVAEILEKVRAELPTTEALVIGKPQAGKSSIVRGLTGVSADIVGQGFRPHTQHTQRYAYPSNDLPLLIFTDTVGLGDVKQDTQAIIQELVGDLQKETRSARILLLTVKINDFATDTLRQIAQQLRQQYPNIPCLLVVTCLHEVYPGDIVDHPAYPPDYQEVNRAFTAMQQAFAGITDRSVLIDFTLEEDGYTPVFYGLEALRDSLAELLPEAEAQAIYQLLDQEETGKQLGNLYRDAARRYILPFAIMSATVAAVPLPFATMPVLTALQGSMVGLLGKLYGQTLTPSQAGGVVSAIAGGFLAQAIARELIKFIPGFGSAIAASWAAAYTWALGEAACVYFGDLMGGKKPDPQKIQLVMQEAFQAAQERFKGIKR; encoded by the coding sequence ATGACTGAGCAACGTGATGCTGACTCACCGTCAACTGATTCTCAGCAATTGAGTAAACCGACCGATGGAGCAACAACAAAGTCGGTCGATAGTTCCTGGACAAACCGCATTGCTGGTGTCTGGAACAACGCAACAACACGCTTAACGCAACTCTTACCCGTAGAACAAGTGGCACAAACGGTTGTTGAATGGTTTAGTGTAAGCGAGGCTCAGGTTGCAGAGATTTTAGAGAAAGTCCGAGCCGAACTGCCAACCACAGAAGCCCTCGTGATTGGTAAACCCCAAGCCGGAAAAAGTTCAATTGTCCGGGGATTGACAGGAGTATCTGCCGATATTGTTGGTCAGGGATTTCGTCCCCACACGCAACACACACAACGCTATGCCTATCCTTCCAATGACCTGCCGTTACTGATTTTTACTGATACAGTCGGACTGGGTGATGTTAAACAAGATACTCAGGCAATTATTCAGGAGTTAGTTGGCGATTTACAAAAAGAGACTCGTTCCGCCAGAATCCTGCTTCTGACAGTTAAAATCAATGATTTTGCAACTGACACGCTACGACAAATTGCTCAACAGTTGCGCCAGCAGTATCCAAATATTCCCTGTCTGCTGGTAGTTACCTGCTTGCACGAGGTTTATCCTGGCGATATCGTCGATCATCCTGCCTATCCGCCAGATTATCAGGAAGTCAACCGCGCATTCACCGCAATGCAACAAGCCTTTGCCGGAATAACTGACCGCTCTGTACTAATTGACTTTACCCTAGAAGAAGATGGTTACACTCCGGTCTTTTATGGCTTAGAAGCCCTGAGAGATTCCCTGGCAGAATTACTCCCAGAAGCTGAAGCCCAGGCGATTTATCAGCTATTGGATCAAGAAGAAACTGGTAAGCAACTTGGCAACCTTTACCGAGATGCTGCCCGCCGTTATATTTTGCCATTTGCGATTATGTCTGCCACCGTCGCGGCTGTACCTCTGCCATTTGCCACAATGCCTGTACTCACTGCCTTGCAAGGATCAATGGTGGGTCTGTTGGGCAAATTATATGGGCAGACACTTACGCCATCTCAGGCGGGAGGGGTTGTGAGTGCGATCGCAGGTGGTTTTTTAGCACAGGCAATTGCTCGGGAGTTAATTAAATTTATACCAGGTTTTGGTAGTGCGATCGCAGCCTCTTGGGCAGCCGCCTACACCTGGGCGTTAGGGGAAGCTGCCTGCGTTTACTTTGGTGATTTAATGGGAGGTAAGAAACCTGATCCCCAAAAAATTCAGTTGGTGATGCAGGAAGCGTTTCAGGCGGCACAAGAAAGGTTTAAGGGAATCAAACGTTAA
- a CDS encoding serine/threonine-protein kinase, with product MLGNTLVGRYQIISNLGGGGFGETFVAYDTQLPGSPQCVVKKLKLQATDPVTLETARRLFDTEAQVLYKLGTHDRIPQLLAYFEENAEFYLVQELIKGHDLSQELIPGKTLTQDQVISLLQEILTILEFVHQQNVIHRDVNPGNILRRHQDGKLILIDFGAVKQITTQVITPEGSTRGTVAIGTPGYIPSEQAHGTPKLSSDIYAAGIIAIQALTGLSPEEIVKDADTNEIIWHNQATVTPEFAQFLDKMVCYDFRQRYPSATVALQGLKELTQPPAQTIALTPISPPKNITKPQPKKGILVKIFLAIFLIGVSGVASIFIFNHINSNNAIELSNQGNTLFDLQRYQDALEVYEKAINIRPDYAQGWNGQGKTLYKLKKYKEALAAYDKAIQIQPDYFEAWSGRGFVLVSLQRYQEAIASFDKALQLNDKNSEVWNAKGEALSNLNQYDQAIKSYEKAIELKPDNYEAWYKKGLALQNSQQYEQAIAAYEKVVDLKPDYEQAWYNWGNVLVKLQRYRDAFTAYDKAVQYQSNYYQAWLSRGNVLLNLQRYPEAIESFNQVIKSNPRNYQAWYNLGWSLHQTQRYEEAIKYYKKAATLKQNDYQLWYNLGNSQYILQKYEDAIASYKKAVRYKPDHSESWYSRGNALLNLKRYQDAIASYDQAIKYKPNYQQAIDARNQAQIQLQGEKPKPIIVPIIPVPNPTNSPQRLP from the coding sequence ATGCTAGGAAACACACTTGTTGGAAGATACCAAATTATTAGTAACTTGGGAGGAGGGGGTTTTGGTGAAACATTTGTGGCTTATGATACTCAATTACCCGGATCACCTCAATGTGTTGTCAAGAAACTTAAGCTTCAGGCAACTGATCCAGTAACTTTGGAGACAGCTAGGCGTTTATTTGATACAGAAGCACAAGTTCTATATAAATTAGGAACTCACGATCGCATTCCTCAACTTTTAGCTTACTTCGAGGAGAATGCCGAATTCTATCTCGTACAGGAATTGATCAAAGGCCACGACTTGAGTCAAGAATTAATACCAGGTAAAACCCTAACTCAAGACCAAGTAATTTCACTTTTGCAAGAAATTTTGACAATCTTAGAGTTTGTCCATCAACAGAATGTAATTCACCGTGATGTTAATCCCGGAAATATCCTCAGACGCCACCAGGATGGCAAATTAATCTTAATTGATTTTGGTGCAGTTAAACAAATTACTACCCAGGTGATTACTCCTGAAGGCTCAACTAGAGGTACCGTTGCTATAGGTACGCCTGGATATATTCCTAGTGAACAAGCTCATGGTACACCAAAATTAAGCAGTGATATTTATGCTGCGGGAATAATTGCTATTCAAGCTTTGACTGGATTATCACCGGAGGAAATAGTAAAAGATGCTGATACTAATGAAATCATCTGGCACAATCAAGCCACGGTAACGCCAGAATTCGCTCAATTCTTAGATAAAATGGTGTGCTACGACTTTCGGCAACGCTATCCTTCGGCAACGGTAGCATTACAAGGGTTGAAAGAGTTAACCCAACCACCTGCTCAGACAATAGCGTTAACTCCTATTTCTCCACCAAAGAATATAACCAAACCCCAACCGAAAAAAGGAATATTAGTTAAAATTTTCCTAGCAATATTTTTAATTGGAGTTAGTGGAGTAGCATCAATATTTATTTTTAATCACATTAATTCAAATAACGCCATAGAATTATCTAACCAAGGAAATACACTTTTTGATTTGCAACGTTATCAAGACGCATTAGAAGTATATGAAAAAGCCATTAATATTAGACCAGATTATGCTCAAGGATGGAATGGTCAAGGCAAAACGCTGTATAAATTAAAAAAATATAAAGAAGCATTGGCTGCATATGATAAAGCAATTCAAATTCAGCCAGATTATTTTGAAGCTTGGAGCGGACGAGGCTTTGTATTGGTAAGTTTACAGCGATATCAAGAAGCGATCGCCTCTTTTGACAAAGCTTTACAATTAAATGATAAAAACTCGGAAGTCTGGAATGCTAAGGGTGAAGCTTTAAGTAATTTAAATCAATATGATCAAGCAATTAAATCTTATGAAAAAGCGATTGAATTAAAGCCAGATAATTACGAAGCTTGGTATAAAAAAGGATTAGCTTTACAGAATTCTCAACAATATGAGCAAGCGATCGCAGCCTATGAAAAAGTCGTTGATTTAAAACCAGACTACGAGCAAGCTTGGTATAATTGGGGAAATGTGCTAGTCAAGTTGCAACGCTACAGAGATGCATTCACAGCTTATGATAAAGCTGTGCAATACCAATCAAATTATTATCAAGCCTGGTTATCAAGAGGAAATGTACTTCTCAATTTACAACGTTATCCAGAAGCAATTGAATCTTTCAATCAAGTAATTAAATCCAATCCAAGAAACTATCAAGCATGGTATAATTTGGGCTGGTCACTGCATCAAACCCAACGCTATGAGGAAGCAATAAAATATTATAAAAAAGCAGCAACGCTTAAGCAAAATGACTATCAACTCTGGTACAATCTGGGTAATTCACAATACATATTACAAAAATACGAAGATGCGATCGCATCTTATAAGAAGGCAGTTCGTTATAAACCAGACCATTCTGAAAGCTGGTATAGCAGAGGTAATGCTCTATTAAATTTGAAACGGTATCAAGATGCGATCGCATCTTACGATCAAGCAATAAAATACAAGCCTAATTACCAACAAGCAATAGACGCCCGCAATCAAGCCCAGATTCAACTGCAAGGCGAGAAACCAAAGCCTATAATCGTGCCAATTATCCCAGTTCCTAATCCTACAAATTCACCGCAAAGGCTGCCCTAG
- a CDS encoding PAS domain-containing hybrid sensor histidine kinase/response regulator, with product MPNVDKTNFQVTNELAVMRQRVAELEQSEISYQQRQAALEEQLTKLETELAIATQNPQIQVVESGIKSHLKQGISTAFMPTNVAVSLQQLQQEIVQRQQVEVSLMESEERLRLALDASQMGLWDWNIVTNQIIWSENHEVLFGLLPGSFEGTYEAFLKCVYREDRQSVMQVIAQALRQKTDYNNEYRIVRLDQSIHWISAKGKFIYDDQGQAVRMIGVCMETTVCKQAEESTRELTTQVHEQANILNAILTASVDHIYIFNRRGCYQYVSRDGATLLGLKPQDIIGKTLQELDLPTDLVEQVDNQRQAVMKTGQPIKDECEYVTADGMHYYEYILTALRNSNQTIEGVISVYHDITEHKRAEKSLRESEARFRRLFESNLIGVAFWNVDGFIIDANDAFLQLAGYTREQFATLGRINWRELTPVEYKDLDDRALLEVQTTGVSRIYEKEYLHPNGKRVPIVLGIALLNDSQDNGVAFVLDITDVYDELRLRKSAEKECDRLLEREKTARQQAEIANKIKNEFLGVLSHELRTPLNSLLGWSKMLRTRKFDEKTTNHALETIERNAKLQTQLIEDLLDVSHILQGKLNLNICPVSLVMVVEAALKTVQLAAQARSIQIQTIFDPTLGQVMGDPNRLQQVVWNLLSNAVKFTPTGGRVEIRLMEAANQAQIQVSDTGKGISPDFLSYVFDYFRQADGTTTRTFGGLGLGLAIVRKVVEMHGGKVQAESPGEGSGATFTVELPLLVRGEDIRYEENESLDCEPESSLLSNTQILVVDDEPDIRDLVTFILQDYGVEVTAVSSAQEALQALSKSIPDVLISDIGMPKTDGYMLMREVRARSPQQGGRVPAIALTAYAGEMNQQQALAAGFQMHISKPVDPDALVKAIADLIEPS from the coding sequence ATGCCAAATGTTGATAAAACTAACTTTCAAGTCACTAATGAATTAGCAGTTATGCGGCAGCGTGTGGCTGAGTTAGAGCAATCAGAAATATCTTATCAACAAAGGCAAGCAGCGCTTGAGGAACAACTAACAAAACTAGAAACAGAACTGGCAATAGCAACACAGAATCCTCAGATTCAAGTTGTCGAGTCTGGCATTAAATCGCATCTTAAACAGGGAATATCCACAGCCTTCATGCCAACGAATGTGGCGGTGAGTTTACAACAACTCCAACAAGAAATTGTCCAGCGACAGCAGGTAGAAGTCTCCCTGATGGAGAGTGAAGAACGGCTTAGGCTAGCTCTAGATGCTTCCCAGATGGGCTTGTGGGATTGGAATATTGTTACCAATCAAATCATCTGGTCTGAAAATCATGAAGTGCTTTTTGGTCTGCTTCCAGGGAGTTTTGAGGGCACTTATGAGGCGTTTCTGAAGTGCGTTTATCGTGAAGACAGGCAATCTGTAATGCAAGTTATTGCCCAGGCTTTAAGACAAAAGACTGACTACAACAATGAATATCGCATAGTTCGATTAGATCAAAGTATACATTGGATTTCTGCCAAGGGAAAATTTATTTATGACGATCAGGGACAAGCGGTGCGAATGATCGGAGTTTGTATGGAAACTACTGTGTGCAAGCAGGCAGAAGAAAGTACTCGTGAACTAACAACCCAAGTCCATGAACAGGCAAATATTTTAAATGCTATCCTCACTGCATCAGTCGATCACATTTACATCTTTAATCGCAGAGGTTGTTATCAGTATGTCAGTCGTGATGGAGCTACTCTACTAGGCTTAAAGCCCCAGGATATCATCGGAAAAACTTTGCAAGAACTGGATTTACCTACAGACCTTGTAGAGCAGGTAGATAATCAACGACAAGCTGTGATGAAAACTGGGCAGCCGATTAAGGATGAATGTGAATATGTTACGGCTGATGGGATGCATTATTATGAATACATCCTCACAGCATTACGGAATTCCAATCAAACTATTGAAGGCGTAATTAGTGTTTATCACGATATTACCGAACACAAACGGGCAGAAAAATCATTACGTGAAAGTGAAGCGCGATTTCGGCGTTTATTTGAATCTAACCTGATCGGGGTCGCTTTTTGGAATGTGGATGGCTTTATTATTGATGCCAATGATGCCTTTCTTCAACTAGCTGGCTACACTCGTGAACAGTTTGCCACCTTAGGTAGAATTAATTGGAGAGAACTTACTCCTGTCGAGTATAAGGATTTAGACGATCGCGCCCTTTTAGAAGTGCAAACTACTGGAGTTTCCAGAATTTATGAGAAAGAGTACCTCCACCCCAACGGGAAACGAGTCCCAATTGTTTTGGGGATAGCCTTGCTGAATGACTCCCAGGATAATGGTGTTGCTTTTGTACTGGATATTACCGATGTCTACGACGAGCTTCGCTTACGCAAATCAGCCGAGAAAGAATGCGATCGCCTCCTCGAACGAGAAAAAACAGCACGCCAACAAGCAGAAATCGCCAACAAAATCAAAAATGAATTTTTGGGGGTTCTCTCCCATGAACTGCGAACCCCACTCAACTCCCTTCTGGGGTGGTCAAAAATGCTGCGAACTCGCAAGTTTGATGAAAAAACCACTAACCACGCCTTGGAAACCATTGAACGCAACGCCAAGTTACAAACCCAGCTAATTGAAGATTTGTTGGATGTGTCTCACATCCTCCAAGGAAAATTAAACTTGAATATCTGTCCGGTAAGCTTGGTAATGGTGGTTGAAGCAGCACTAAAGACAGTACAACTAGCGGCACAAGCTAGGTCAATTCAAATTCAGACCATATTTGATCCCACTTTGGGACAAGTGATGGGCGACCCAAATCGGCTTCAACAAGTTGTGTGGAACTTGCTCTCGAATGCAGTAAAATTTACACCAACAGGAGGACGGGTAGAAATTCGACTCATGGAAGCTGCTAACCAGGCTCAAATTCAGGTCAGTGATACAGGTAAGGGAATTTCGCCAGACTTTTTGTCTTATGTGTTCGATTACTTTCGCCAAGCTGATGGCACAACGACTCGGACATTTGGTGGATTAGGTTTAGGATTAGCGATCGTGCGTAAGGTTGTAGAAATGCATGGGGGAAAAGTTCAAGCCGAAAGTCCTGGAGAAGGATCGGGTGCAACCTTCACTGTTGAACTACCGCTTTTGGTCAGAGGTGAAGATATCAGGTATGAAGAGAATGAGTCTTTAGATTGTGAGCCGGAATCCTCGCTGCTCTCAAACACTCAAATTTTGGTCGTAGACGATGAACCCGATATCCGCGACTTAGTGACCTTTATTTTGCAAGACTACGGTGTAGAAGTAACCGCCGTATCCTCAGCACAGGAAGCATTACAAGCGCTGTCTAAGTCGATACCAGATGTTTTAATTAGCGATATTGGAATGCCAAAGACAGACGGTTATATGCTAATGCGGGAAGTGAGAGCGCGATCGCCTCAACAAGGAGGACGCGTACCAGCGATCGCTTTGACGGCCTATGCAGGGGAAATGAATCAGCAGCAAGCGCTAGCAGCAGGATTTCAAATGCATATTTCTAAACCAGTAGATCCAGATGCATTGGTGAAAGCGATCGCTGATTTAATTGAGCCAAGCTGA